One part of the Prunus persica cultivar Lovell chromosome G5, Prunus_persica_NCBIv2, whole genome shotgun sequence genome encodes these proteins:
- the LOC18776271 gene encoding plant intracellular Ras-group-related LRR protein 5, with amino-acid sequence MGVKRKQEDPPPSSASVETVEEIMKLYKSLPPRPSIEEVEAAQSVLKTVNSEEEKKLEEISKQEKPENVPEELFSVLQEVKKTMVLFQSQDQRKEAVHVVEMEGLFQTFDDLIQTASGLVSGDTQVQKHVNLEDPVEKIGRETVISDESLTMKKEDKESERDGFKGVVRSASTLSSGAVDSEKMSLMKVAAVIENTAKSGAVVLDLKGKLEDKVEWLPVSLGKLSEVTELDFSENRIMALPPTMGGLKALTKLDIHSNQLINLPESFGELSNLTDLDLHANLLRSLPASFGNLINLITLDLSLNQFTHLPDVIGKLASLKILNAETNELEELPYTIGSCTSLVELHLDFNQLRALPEAIGKLESLEVLTLHYNRIKGLPTTVGNLNNLKELDVSFNEIESIPENLCFAVSLKILILANNFADLRALPRSIGNLEMLEELDISDDQIRTLPHSFRLLSKLRVFRADETPLEVPPKEVIKMGAQAVVQYMADYVAKRENATFQPLKKKKKKGLWFWFCSKLCSICRNSTKNKPVLV; translated from the exons ATGGGTGTGAAGCGCAAGCAAGAAGACCCTCCACCATCCTCTGCCAGTGTAGAAACAGTAGAAGAAATAATGAAACTCTACAAGTCCCTGCCGCCAAGACCCTCCATTGAAGAGGTTGAAGCAGCCCAGTCTGTGCTCAAAACAGTCAACAGTGAGGAGGAAAAGAAGCTTGAGGAGATATCAAAGCAAGAGAAGCCCGAAAATGTCCCTGAAGAGCTCTTCTCTGTGTTGCAGGAGGTGAAGAAAACTATGGTTTTGTTTCAGAGCCAGGACCAGAGGAAAGAGGCTGTTCATGTGGTTGAGATGGAGGGTTTGTTTCAGACCTTTGATGATCTTATCCAGACAGCTTCTGGGTTGGTTTCTGGTGATACTCAGGTTCAGAAACATGTTAATTTAGAGGACCCAGTTGAGAAAATTGGGAGAGAAACTGTGATCAGTGATGAAAGTTTGACGATGAAGAAGGAAGATAAGGAATCAGAGAGAGATGGGTTTAAGGGTGTGGTGAGAAGTGCTTCCACTTTGTCTTCAG GTGCAGTGGACTCTGAGAAAATGAGTCTAATGAAGGTGGCAGCTGTCATTGAAAACACTGCTAAAAGTGGTGCAGTAGTTCTTGATCTTAAAGGGAAGTTGGAAGATAAAGTGGAGTGGCTTCCTGTATCGCTTGGGAAACTATCAGAAGTCACTGAACTGGACTTCTCTGAAAACCGGATCATGGCCCTTCCGCCCACGATGGGTGGCCTTAAAGCCTTAACAAAGCTTGACATTCACTCAAACCAGCTTATAAACCTTCCagagtcgtttggtgagttGAGCAATCTCACTGATCTTGATCTCCATGCAAACCTGTTGAGGTCTCTGCCAGCTTCATTTGGGAACTTGATTAACCTCATTACCCTTGATTTGAGTTTAAATCAGTTCACACATTTGCCTGATGTAATTGGGAAATTGGCCAGTTTGAAGATATTGAATGCTGAAACAAATGAGCTCGAGGAATTGCCTTACACGATTGGATCCTGCACATCACTTGTGGAGCTAcatttggatttcaatcaGCTAAGAGCTCTGCCAGAGGCAATTGGAAAGCTGGAAAGCTTAGAGGTTCTTACACTTCACTACAACAGAATTAAAGGGTTGCCAACAACTGTTGGGAATCTTAACAATCTGAAGGAGCTTGATGTCAGCTTCAACGAAATAGAATCCATACCTGAAAACTTGTGCTTTGCAGTGAGCTTAAAAATCCTGATTCTGGCAAACAATTTTGCAGACTTAAGAGCCTTGCCACGATCAATCGGAAATCTTGAGATGCTTGAAGAGTTGGATATCAGTGATGATCAGATTAGAACTTTACCACACTCCTTCagacttttgtcaaaactgAGAGTCTTTCGTGCTGACGAGACACCTTTGGAAGTTCCACCAAAAGAAGTTATAAAAATGGGTGCCCAG GCAGTTGTACAGTACATGGCAGATTATGTTGCCAAGAGAGAGAATGCTACATTTCAaccattgaagaagaagaagaagaagggactTTGGTTCTGGTTTTGCTCAAAACTTTGCTCCATTTGTAGAAATTCAACCAAGAACAAACCTGTACTAGTTTGA
- the LOC18776716 gene encoding MND1-interacting protein 1 has product MGCTVREKHIRTNRRPRSAKPDFDYCCHIDRASISKSILESGLKPFNHHLGSNNDSTQNPKSSPSPNSNFDESGWGYCTEEQLEEILLKNLEFLYNEAISKLVALGYDEDAALKAILRNGHCYGGMDVLTNILHNSLAYLNSNCGSSNGKSDEAEPVFADLRQLEEYSLAGMVCMLQQVRPHLSKGDAMWCLLMSDLHVGRASTMEIPVLPGGGIENSSSISTSVESGSNGNHSVGVMAPALCRFHGGWGFGNGGSSEFPVHGFFPYGAELTLQRDIECPKRFNLSPSMKSLLKRNVAIFAAGFRANSKQLNAQPQGCLSNLASGDTPVALESEVPVQQSEKARNSKNQEVVNSVMSKFRDLNLDENLEFVGEDQKNEVIVNLLHQVEELEKQVKDRKEWAHQKAMQAATKLSHDLAELKMLRLEREETQRLKKGKQTLEDSTMKRLSEMENALRKASGQVDRANAAVRRLETENAEIRAEMEASKLSASESVLTCLEVAKREKKCLKRMLAWEKQKIKLQEEIAEEKEKISELQQHLARMKHDQKEAEVKWGQELKAKEEALAQVEEERRAKEAAEASNKRKLEALRLKIEIDFQRHKDDLQRLEQELSRLKISAQSTELLHPSNALPKAISEGAKPQGETIAKLLRELDNLENSSEKEVSCDRECIICMKDEVSVVFLPCAHQVLCANCNDDYGKKGKVTCPCCRAPIEHRIRVFGASS; this is encoded by the exons ATGGGTTGCACTGTGAGAGAGAAGCACATCCGTACAAATCGTAGGCCCCGATCTGCAAAACCCGATTTCGATTATTGTTGCCACATTGATAGAGCATCAATCTCTAAATCCATACTCGAATCGGGTCTCAAACCATTCAATCACCATCTGGGTTCCAACAACGATTCCACCCAGAACCCTAAATCGAGCCCAAGCCCCAACTCCAATTTCGATGAGAGTGGGTGGGGTTACTGCACTGAGGAACAATTAGAAGAAATTCTTTTGAAGAATTTAGAATTTTTGTACAATGAGGCTATTTCTAAGCTAGTTGCATTGGGTTATGATGAGGATGCTGCGCTTAAAGCGATATTGAGAAATGGGCACTGCTATGGTGGCATGGATGTGCTGACCAACATTTTGCATAACTCATTGGCTTATTTGAATAGTAATTGTGGTAGCAGTAATGGGAAGTCGGATGAGGCTGAGCCCGTTTTTGCTGACTTGAGGCAGTTAGAGGAGTACTCGCTTGCGGGTATGGTGTGTATGTTGCAGCAAGTTAGACCACATTTGAGTAAAGGTGATGCCATGTGGTGTTTGCTTATGAGTGATCTTCATGTGGGTCGAGCAAGTACTATGGAAATTCCTGTGCTTCCCGGAGGAGGTATTGAAAATAGTAGTTCGATATCTACTAGTGTTGAGTCTGGTAGTAATGGTAACCATTCAGTTGGTGTTATGGCTCCGGCTCTTTGTAGGTTTCATGGTGGTTGGGGGTTTGGAAATGGGGGAAGTTCAGAGTTTCCTGTTCATGGGTTTTTCCCTTATGGTGCTGAGTTGACTTTGCAAAGGGATATTGAGTGTCCCAAGAGGTTTAACCTTTCTCCTTCAATGAAGTCATTGTTGAAAAGGAATGTTGCAATATTTGCAGCTGGTTTTCGAGCAAACTCAAAACAGTTAAATGCACAACCACAGGGTTGCCTGAGTAATTTGGCGAGTGGGGATACCCCGGTTGCACTGGAGTCTGAAGTTCCGGTTCAGCAGTCTGAGAAAGCACGAAATTCGAAGAACCAGGAGGTGGTTAACTCAGTGATGAGTAAGTTTCGTGATTTGAATCTTGATGAGAATTTAGAGTTTGTGGGGGAAGATCAAAAGAATGAGGTGATAGTAAATCTTCTTCATCAGGTTGAAGAGCTTGAGAAGCAAGTTAAGGACCGGAAGGAGTGGGCCCACCAAAAGGCTATGCAAGCTGCAACAAAGCTCAGCCACGACCTGGCAGAGCTTAAAATGCTGAGGCTTGAAAGGGAGGAGACTCAAAGGTTGAAGAAAGGGAAACAAACTCTCGAGGACTCAACTATGAAGAGACTATCGGAGATGGAGAATGCATTAAGAAAGGCCAGTGGTCAAGTGGACAGGGCAAATGCAGCTGTGAGACGGCTTGAGACTGAGAATGCAGAAATTAGAGCAGAGATGGAGGCTTCTAAACTGAGTGCTTCAGAGTCAGTCTTAACCTGTTTGGAGGTTGCAAAGAGGGAGAAAAAGTGCCTGAAGAGGATGTTGGCATgggagaaacaaaaaattaaactgCAGGAAGAGATTgcagaggagaaagagaagattTCAGAATTGCAACAACATTTGGCTCGGATGAAGCATGATCAGAAAGAAGCTGAG GTGAAATGGGGGCAGGAGCTGAAGGCTAAGGAGGAAGCCTTAGCACAAGTGGAAGAGGAACGACGTGCTAAGGAAGCAGCTGAGGCTAGCAATAAACGAAAGCTTGAGGCTCTGCGCCTAAAGATAGAAATAGATTTCCAGCGTCACAAGGATGACCTCCAAAGACTTGAGCAGGAACTCTCACGCCTAAAAATATCTGCCCAGTCTACCGAATTGCTTCATCCATCAAATGCTTTGCCAAAAGCAATTTCTGAGGGTGCAAAACCCCAAGGAGAAACTATTGCTAAGCTGCTTCGTGAATTAGATAACCTGGAGAATTCATCAGAGAAAGAAGTCAGCTGTGATAGGGAATGCATAATTTGTATGAAAGATGAAGTCTCCGTTGTTTTCCTGCCATGTGCTCATCAAGTTCTTTGTGCCAATTGCAATGATGATTATGGGAAAAAAGGTAAAGTGACCTGCCCGTGTTGCCGGGCTCCCATTGAACATAGGATTCGTGTTTTTGGTGCAAGTTCTTAG
- the LOC18777154 gene encoding aluminum-activated malate transporter 12 → MFPKVHAGMEMDDTNSGKSKGNAEKSLRILVDKMRRFPGLVWQTVWKVGREDPRRVFHALKVGLSLTLVSLLYLIQPLYVGIGQNAIWAVMTVVVVLEFTAGATLCKGLNRGLGTLIAGSLAFFIEYVATKSGQTSRAVFIGAAVFLIGSAATYMRFFPYIRKNYDYGIVIFLLTFNLITVSSYRVDNVLKIAHERFYTIAIGCGICLLMSLLVFPNWSGEMLHNSTVFKLEGLARAIEACVNEYFSDAEKEVSGDQSTEDPIYDGYKAVLDSKSMDETMALHASWEPRHSRHCYRFPWQRYVKLGNVLRHFGYTVVALHGCIRTEIQTPRSVRALFKDPSIRLAGEVSKGLRELASSIRNRRHCSPEILSDHLHEALQDLNTAIKSQPRLFLGSNSNQATNMLALAAAHATQKQGVSLSSVKTDSSALLDWKNKRTTEQSKEPERKFLRPQVSKIAITSLEFSEALPFAAFASLLVETVAKLDNVITEVEELGRIACFKEYQHGVEDIVVTCEKPPVNPAQNQLPSHGAD, encoded by the exons ATGTTTCCCAAAGTTCATGCAGGCATGGAAATGGATGACACAAATTCTGGAAAAAGTAAAGGGAATGCAGAAAAGAGTTTGCGAATTCTTGTTGATAAGATGAGGCGATTTCCGGGTTTGGTTTGGCAGACAGTGTGGAAGGTGGGACGAGAGGACCCAAGAAGGGTGTTCCATGCTTTGAAAGTTGGCTTGTCTTTGACACTGGTTTCCTTGTTATACCTGATACAGCCGCTGTATGTTGGAATTGGCCAGAATGCCATTTGGGCTGTCATGACTGTGGTTGTTGTGCTAGAGTTCACTGCAG GGGCAACTTTATGCAAAGGACTCAACAGAGGATTGGGAACACTGATAGCCGGATCATTGGCATTTTTCATCGAGTATGTTGCAACTAAATCTGGTCAGACTTCTCGAGCAGTTTTCATCGGAGCTGCAGTTTTTCTTATAG GATCTGCAGCTACATACATGAGGTTCTTTCCTTATATTAGGAAGAACTATGACTATGGAATTGTGATATTTCTCTTGACCTTCAACCTGATAACCGTGTCAAGCTACCGCGTCGACAATGTCCTGAAGATTGCACATGAGCGTTTCTACACCATTGCCATAGGCTGTGGTATCTGCCTGCTAATGAGTCTACTGGTATTTCCAAATTGGTCAGGAGAAATGCTCCATAATTCAACAGTGTTTAAGCTTGAAGGCCTAGCTAGAGCTATTGAAG CTTGTGTCAACGAATACTTCAGCGATGCAGAAAAAGAAGTATCCGGAGACCAATCGACAGAGGATCCCATATATGACGGTTATAAGgctgttttggactcaaaatCTATGGACGAAACAATG GCGCTACATGCAAGTTGGGAACCAAGGCACTCAAGACACTGCTACAGATTTCCATGGCAGCGGTACGTGAAGTTGGGAAACGTTCTTCGCCATTTTGGCTACACAGTTGTTGCTCTACATGGATGCATACGAACTGAAATTCAG ACACCAAGATCTGTTAGAGCTCTATTCAAGGACCCCAGCATTCGACTTGCGGGAGAAGTATCGAAAGGGCTAAGGGAACTTGCCAGCAGTATAAGAAACCGTCGCCATTGCTCCCCTGAGATACTCTCCGATCATCTCCATGAAGCTTTGCAAGACCTTAACACTGCCATAAAATCACAACCAAGACTGTTCCTAGGCTCCAACAGCAACCAGGCCACCAACATGCTTGCTCTGGCAGCTGCTCACGCCACCCAAAAGCAAGGAGTCTCACTATCGAGTGTGAAAACCGACAGCTCAGCATTGCTCGACTGGAAAAACAAGAGGACAACCGAGCAGTCAAAGGAGCCGGAGAGGAAATTCTTGAGGCCCCAGGTGAGCAAAATTGCAATCACTAGCCTTGAGTTCTCAGAAGCACTTCCTTTTGCTGCTTTTGCTTCCTTGCTGGTGGAGACTGTGGCAAAGCTTGACAATGTTATTACTGAAGTTGAAGAACTGGGAAGGATTGCATGCTTCAAAGAGTATCAACATGGAGTTGAGGATATTGTTGTGACTTGTGAGAAGCCACCAGTGAATCCTGCTCAAAATCAACTGCCTTCTCATGGGGCTGATTGa
- the LOC18776721 gene encoding uncharacterized protein LOC18776721, translating to MASCFSNHTVCYLWKRRSSPCSLFGWNIGKRKQDELPQTNKYHETDLPFSPSLLGKTFLSGRELKCCYKATIDGFSAANFHNCCDFKGPCAIIGYTNKSFKFGAFNPEGYRSTDDYYDTFDAFLFYWTDNEIADPIVLPKVGGSGAALFDYARGGPQFGADGLLIGPPLAPVMGGFAGPDTNSGIGDLRQAKSRLGLSYAKREDGKESLFGDESRATLEEVEVYCSPQIASLY from the exons ATGGCTTCTTGCTTCTCAAACCACACTGTATGTTATTTGTGGAAGAGAAGAAGCAGCCCATGTAGCTTGTTTGGGTGGAACATAGGCAAGAGAAAACAGGATGAATTGCCACAGACCAACAAGTACCATGAAACTGATCTTCCATTCTCTCCTTCTCTGCTTGGCAAAACTTTCTTAAGTG GTAGGGAACTGAAGTGTTGCTATAAGGCCACCATTGATGGATTTAGTGCAGCTAATTTCCACAACTGCTGTGATTTCAAGGGGCCATGCGCCATAATTGGCTACACAAACAAGTCCTTCAAGTTTGGGGCATTCAACCCTGAAGGCTACAGAAGCACAGATGATTACTATGACACTTTTGATGCATTCCTCTTCTACTGGACAGATAATGAAATAGCTGACCCAATTGTGCTACCCAAAGTAGGAGGCAGTGGTGCAGCCCTTTTCGATTATGCTCGGGGCGGGCCACAATTTGGGGCCGATGGGCTGCTTATCGGGCCACCTCTAGCGCCGGTTATGGGTGGTTTTGCAGGTCCGGATACTAATTCGGGTATTGGTGATTTAAGGCAAGCCAAATCTAGATTAGGATTGTCATATGCAAAGAGGGAAGATGGGAAGGAGTCACTTTTTGGGGATGAGTCTAGAGCAACCCTTGAAGAAGTTGAAGTTTATTGTAGCCCTCAAATTGCAAGCTTGTACTAA
- the LOC18776521 gene encoding NAC domain-containing protein 86, which translates to MGGASLPPGFRFHPTDEELVGYYLKRKVEGLEFELEVIPVIDLYKFDPWELPEKSFLPRCDMEWFFFCARDRKYPNGSRTNRATKAGYWKATGKDRKVVCQSTVTGYRKTLVFYRGRAPLGDRTDWIMHEYRLSDDLAQGPSGHQGVFALCRVIKKNENAQKTNDSHGEPKAKRVGSASNSGEDLSSTRISNEPLNISDDLSSRASYQHNESHYSSHVTSPYEVNPMAEFDPTSRETNPADFWVSPDFILDSSKDYPQLQEAMPNYFPQYKSAMASWQSYENTESPYSSYPNFTGDVTMADNANQVADMSPFSGHTGYMGYYGNEEMQFEGFDQPSSLRNPTSF; encoded by the exons ATGGGTGGAGCATCACTACCACCAGGTTTTAGGTTCCACCCAACTGATGAGGAACTAGTGGGATATTATCTTAAAAGAAAAGTGGAAGGTCTTGAATTTGAACTGGAGGTTATCCCTGTGATCGATTTGTACAAATTTGATCCCTGGGAGTTACCAG AAAAATCATTCCTTCCTAGATGTGACATGGAATGGTTCTTCTTCTGTGCACGTGATCGAAAGTATCCAAATGGCTCAAGAACAAACAGAGCTACTAAAGCTGGCTACTGGAAGGCCACTGGAAAAGACCGGAAGGTTGTCTGTCAATCCACTGTCACTGGGTACCGCAAGACCCTTGTTTTCTATCGTGGACGTGCTCCTTTAGGAGATAGAACAGATTGGATCATGCATGAATACCGTCTCAGTGATGATCTTGCTCAGGGGCCATCAGGTCATCAG GGAGTTTTTGCTTTGTGCCGTGTTATTAAAAAGAATGAGAATGCACAGAAGACAAATGATTCCCATGGAGAGCCCAAGGCCAAGAGGGTTGGAAGTGCTTCGAACAGTGGGGAGGATTTGAGCTCAACAAGAATCTCAAACGAGCCCTTGAACATCTCTGATGATTTATCCTCTCGAGCGAGTTACCAGCATAACGAGAGTCATTATTCAAGCCATGTTACTTCTCCATATGAAGTTAATCCAATGGCAGAGTTTGATCCAACTTCAAGAGAGACCAACCCTGCAGACTTCTGGGTCTCGCCTGATTTTATTCTTGATTCTTCGAAG GACTACCCACAGTTACAAGAAGCTATGCCTAATTACTTTCCACAGTACAAAAGTGCAATGGCATCATGGCAGTCATATGAAAACACAGAATCACCTTATTCCTCATACCCAAATTTCACAGGGGACGTAACAATGGCCGATAATGCGAATCAAGTAGCCGACATGTCACCTTTCTCTGGACACACAGGCTACATGGGCTATTATGGGAATGAGGAAATGCAATTTGAAGGTTTTGACCAGCCTAGTTCACTGAGAAATCCAACATCcttctga